Part of the Arcobacter sp. LA11 genome, ATCCTAAAGAAGTAGAACTATTATAAATCTACTTCTTTAATAGAACTTATTTATTTTACATTTGGTATTGTTAATTTAAATACTGCACCTGTACGTAAAGTATCTTTATATTCTACTTTTTCATTATAAGCGATTATTGTTCCATCTAGATGATTTTCAATAATATCTTTAGTCATATATAAACCAATTCCTGTTCCCAAAGATTGGTGTTTAGTAGTGAAATACGGTTCAAATATTCTATTTATTATATCTTCTGGAATACCACCTGCATTGTCTTTGATATAAAGAGTATAACAATTATCTTCCAAAACTGAAGATAAAATTACAACACGATCTTTTAGTGTACTATGTTCAAAAGCATCTTTTGCATTATTTAAAATATTTATAATTACTTGAATAAACTCATTATATAAAGCTTTAAAAAGAAAATTCTCACTTTCTTCTATTATCAACTCAATATCATTTGATTTATAACTTGAAGAAATTAAACTCTTTATATTTTCAACTAAATCCTTAGAAGAGAATTCACGAATACTACTATCCATTTTAAAGAAGTTTTGAAAATCATTAATTGTTTGAGATAAATATTGTGTTGTATCTACAATAGCATCCATTGTTGTATCAAACTCTTTGTCATCTAAAACACCTAATTCTTTCTGAATCTTTATTCCTGATGCTGCTGTTGAGATTGTACTTAAAGGTTGTCTCCATTGATGTGCAATATTTCTAAGCATTTCACCCATAGATGCCATTTTTGATTGATTAATTAAAGCTTGTTCACTTTTTTTATTTTCTTCTTCTAGTTTAATCATCTCTGTTATATCTTCACCAGAAGAAATTAGCCCAGATATGTCTCTTTCATCATTATAGACATAAGCTCGTCTCCATAGAATCATTCTTCTTTCGCCATTTTTACATACAATATAATATTGTAATTTTTCTACAATATTTGATTCTTGATTAATTGTTTTAAGATATAAATCTATTGCATTTTCCCTATCATATTCACAAACAAAATTATTAAACCAATTCTTTCCTAAAATTGATTCTTCTCCATATCCTAATACTTCACATGTTTTTCTATTTACTAAAGTAATATTTCCTTGATTATTTAAAGCAACAATCATAACATCTACTAAATCAAGATATAATTGCATCGTTTTTGTTTGCTCCAAGATTGTATCTTGAATCTTTTTTCTTTCAGTTATATTATTTATAATTACTACTGAAGATATCCACTTACCCTGCTCATCACGAATATGATTTACAAATATATCTGCCCAAAGAATAACACCATTTTTTCTAATATATCTTTTTTCTAAAGTAAAACTATCTGTTCCATCTTTTTGAGACTCTTCATAGATAATTAAATCTTTTTCTAAATCATTCTTATGTGTTATATCTTTAAAAGAAAGATTTAAAAGCTCATTTTCTGAATAGCCTAACATCTCACAAAAGCTCTTATTTACCTCAATAAAACTTCCATTAGTATTTAAATAAACAATCCCTACTTTAGAATGTTCAAAAATAGATAAATAGTGTTTTTCTAATTTATCTATTACTTTTTTTTGTTCTTTAATGATTGTATTTAATTGGCTAGAATCTTGAGTCATTATTTATTATCTTTCTACTAAAATATCAGCTTTGTTTTTTAATAAGTCTTTTTTTAAAAATTCTTCTTCTCTTTTTGTAAATTTAGAAGATTTTTTTTCATCATTTTTTATTATATCATTATTTTTGGCTTTTTTAATCTCTTTCTCATTTATTTTTTTACTTTCTGTAGACTTAAAAACCCTTAATATAAGTAATATTGAGAATAAAATGTTAAAAATTATTATTGACCATTTTATTATTATTGCTATTTCTAGATATTCTAACTTATCTTTTAAGGTTAAATACTGAATAATATCATCATAAATTGCATTAGCAAATAATGCAACAAGAAGTAAAAAAGATATAAGTATAACTTTTCTTCTAAACTTGTATAAATAGTACCAAAAGAGTGCAGATTTTACTTGTTTAAACATTCTTTACCTTTTATATTAAAAAGTCTAAACCTAGTATTGCTAATGCTCCTACAAGAGATTTAGTTTTTAGGTCATCTTTAATTTTTGTTTCTTCATCTGCAATAATTATTTCTAATTCTTCATCTGTATAATCATCAAAACTCTTATGATGTTCTGCCAGTCTAGCTTTTGTACTTAAAATTGCTTTTTCACGAATTTTATTTTTAATTCCATCTTTTAATTCTTTACTTTTAATAGCAGGATAATCAAAAGCTTTAGTAACATTCTCAGAAGCAATATTTATCAATTTACTTGAATTTTCTTTTATTCTATTTTTTATATTCATTTACTATTCCAATAATTTATTTTTGTTATATAATATTATAACATGGATTAGTTAATTATTTTTCTCTTCAAGTTCAGAAGCACTTTTTATAATATCAATACCAAATTTTGATCTTAATTTTTGTATCTGATTTGTAAGTTTTCTTTTTTTTATATCACTTTCATACTCAAATAAATTATAAGTAAACTCTTTTGGCTTTGAAAAATTTGATACTGTTAGATTTAGTTGTATTATGCCATGTGTAGAATGTATATCATTTTGAATAAACAACTTCTTCATATTAAACTTGAAATCTTCTTCATTGAATATTCTATTTACATTTATATAGTTTTTTGATTTTATTCTATATTCATATTTAATTTTAATTGCATAAGTAAGAGGATTTACATTTGCTTTTTTTACTAAAAAACACAAATATCTACTTAAAATAATAATCCTTCTTTTCAGTTCATCTCTATCATAAATAGGGTCAAAACTTCTTCCTATTCCAATGGACTTCTTATCTTTTGAAAGAGAAAGTGTATTATCATTAATTCCACAAACTTTATTATAAAGATCTATTCCTGGTTTTTTCCAAGAATAAAAAAGTTCCTTTTTATTTGCAATATCTCCTAAGGTTTTAATTCCATAACCTTTTAAACGAGTCTGATATCCTTTACCTATTCCAGGAAATTCTTTTATAGGAATATCTTTTATGAAATTAGCCATATGCTCTTTTTTTATATACTTAACACCGTCTGGTTTTGCATATTCTGTTATTAGTTTTGCTAAATATTTTGAATGTGCTATACCTATAGAAATAGGAAGATTAAACTCTTTTTCTATCTTTTTTTTTAAAGTATATGCAAAATTTACAACATCTTCTTCTTGTATATATCCTCTTAAATCTCCAAAAAATTCATCAATTGAAAATTGTTCAACTAATGGAATTTCATGTTCTAAAAGTTTTAAAAGTTTTTGTGATAGTTCATGATATAAAGGATAATTAGGAGGAACCATTTTAAGATGAGGACAAAGTTTTAAAGCTTCATTTACACTCATTGCAGTTTTAACGCCAAAAGCTCTTGCTTCATATGAGGAAGTTGTGATTATTCCTCTTATTTTTCCATTTTCATCAACAAAATACTCTTTAAAACTTTTTTCACCTTCATTAGTTAAAATAGTACTTACAAAAGCACCACTATTTTCACTTATTTTTCGAACCTCTTTTTTAGTTGAAAAAATATTTAAGTTACTTCGTCCTCCAACAGCAGCAGGAATATTTTTTAAACTTTTATCAATAGTTCTATGAGCAGATATAAAAAAACAATCTAAATCCAAATGTAAAAACATAAATCTATTTTATCATAAAAATTACATATTGCAATTAAATTACAATATGTAATTATAAACTAGAGGGAAAAATTAAATTTTTCTATATCATATATTTTAAAAACTCTCCCAATCATTATCATCAGCCGATGAATTTGCTTCAATAACTTTTGGTTTTTCTATTACTTTTTCTTTAGGTTTTGAGTTTTCTTGCTTTATATTTCTATTATTTTCAATTACTTGTTTTGAAGTATCTTCTTTAATTGAAATAGTATCTTTACCAATAAATTCTTTCTCATTTGCATCAGAAACAATCAGTTTTGCAATAGTAT contains:
- a CDS encoding DNA polymerase IV, with amino-acid sequence MFLHLDLDCFFISAHRTIDKSLKNIPAAVGGRSNLNIFSTKKEVRKISENSGAFVSTILTNEGEKSFKEYFVDENGKIRGIITTSSYEARAFGVKTAMSVNEALKLCPHLKMVPPNYPLYHELSQKLLKLLEHEIPLVEQFSIDEFFGDLRGYIQEEDVVNFAYTLKKKIEKEFNLPISIGIAHSKYLAKLITEYAKPDGVKYIKKEHMANFIKDIPIKEFPGIGKGYQTRLKGYGIKTLGDIANKKELFYSWKKPGIDLYNKVCGINDNTLSLSKDKKSIGIGRSFDPIYDRDELKRRIIILSRYLCFLVKKANVNPLTYAIKIKYEYRIKSKNYINVNRIFNEEDFKFNMKKLFIQNDIHSTHGIIQLNLTVSNFSKPKEFTYNLFEYESDIKKRKLTNQIQKLRSKFGIDIIKSASELEEKNN
- a CDS encoding sensor histidine kinase, whose product is MTQDSSQLNTIIKEQKKVIDKLEKHYLSIFEHSKVGIVYLNTNGSFIEVNKSFCEMLGYSENELLNLSFKDITHKNDLEKDLIIYEESQKDGTDSFTLEKRYIRKNGVILWADIFVNHIRDEQGKWISSVVIINNITERKKIQDTILEQTKTMQLYLDLVDVMIVALNNQGNITLVNRKTCEVLGYGEESILGKNWFNNFVCEYDRENAIDLYLKTINQESNIVEKLQYYIVCKNGERRMILWRRAYVYNDERDISGLISSGEDITEMIKLEEENKKSEQALINQSKMASMGEMLRNIAHQWRQPLSTISTAASGIKIQKELGVLDDKEFDTTMDAIVDTTQYLSQTINDFQNFFKMDSSIREFSSKDLVENIKSLISSSYKSNDIELIIEESENFLFKALYNEFIQVIINILNNAKDAFEHSTLKDRVVILSSVLEDNCYTLYIKDNAGGIPEDIINRIFEPYFTTKHQSLGTGIGLYMTKDIIENHLDGTIIAYNEKVEYKDTLRTGAVFKLTIPNVK